Proteins from a genomic interval of Hoplias malabaricus isolate fHopMal1 unplaced genomic scaffold, fHopMal1.hap1 scaffold_75, whole genome shotgun sequence:
- the efhc1 gene encoding EF-hand domain-containing protein 1 isoform X2: MSVNTTHGLPFLPGNSFRDTTSVFHRPQTLSYKNGYALPLRPTVGVGHQPLLSEHILQNQMKQLSGEIPTLTFGTPALSPLPEFIPAHVAYDKKVLRFYGYFQQEVLHSPEERLRVRMVEIYYFLEDDSMCVMEPEVENSGIPQGKLIKRHRFPKNQQGEHYHWKDLNLAIDLCVYGTVYRITHCDPFTQEYLESQGIVLNDPEPTPGDHYTICRTEPQRSYITPSDYDHLKQFLSMDRKVLRFFALWDDSDSVYGEKRFVTVHYYLVDDSVEIREVQELNSGRDPFPVLLRRQRVPKHMREDGKSFPSCVLEVSPQDVQEYYSPKDFQVGEELRLMGKRFVLHDCDEFTRKYYEQHHPDILLKPLPLDKKSLQEFKKVIPPYNGFGSLEDTLQNCLSLIPQPPKKDLIKLLENDHKVLRYAAKLDSQNPQDEGRRFILSYFLSNNMVSIFETSRRNSGIIGGKFLEKTRVPKPGGTAETPDYYGPADFAIGATVEVFSHRFVLTDADQYVLSYLESVAEQDQIPEETLSSLRRALGRSKSSAVNYSSEKLPDPATDEASS, translated from the exons ATGTCTGTCAACACCACTCACGGCCTTCCTTTTCTGCCTGGAAACAGCTTTCGGGACACGACG TCCGTCTTCCACAGGCCTCAGACCCTCTCCTATAAGAACGGCTATGCGCTGCCCCTCAGACCCACTGTGGGCGTCGGTCATCAGCCTCTGCTCTCGGAGCACATCCTCCAGAATCAGATGAAGCAGCTCTCCGGCGAAATTCCCACTCTCACCTTCGGCACCCCCGCACTCAGCCCCCTGCCGGAGTTCATCCCTGCACACGTCGCCTACGACAAGAAG GTGTTGCGCTTCTATGGCTACTTCCAGCAGGAGGTGCTGCACTCCCCGGAAGAGCGTCTCCGAGTGCGTATGGTGGAGATCTACTATTTCCTGGAGGATGACAGCATGTGTGTGATGGAGCCGGAGGTGGAAAACTCAGGAATTCCACAGGGAAAACTCATCAAACGTCACAGATTTCCCAAAAACCAGCAGGGGGAGCACTACCACTGGAAAGACCTCAACCTCGCCatagatctgtgtgtgtatggaacAGTGTACAGAATCACACACTGTGACCCCttcacacag gagtATTTGGAGAGTCAGGGTATAGTGCTAAATGACCCTGAGCCAACCCCCGGTGACCACTACACGATTTGCCGGACTGAGCCTCAGCGATCTTATATCACTCCATCAGACTACGACCATCTTAAACAGTTCCTCTCTATGGACCGAAag gtgctaCGTTTCTTTGCTCTCTGGGATGACTCTGACTCTGTGTACGGAGAGAAGCGTTTTGTAACAGTGCACTATTACCTGGTGGACGACTCGGTGGAGATCCGTGAGGTTCAGGAGCTGAACAGCGGCAGAGACCCGTTCCCCGTCCTCTTGCGCAGACAAAGAGTGCCTAAACACATGAGAGAGGACGGCA AGTCTTTCCCCAGCTGCGTTCTGGAAGTCTCTCCACAGGACGTTCAGGAGTACTACTCTCCCAAGGACTTTCAAGTCGGGGAGGAGCTGAGGCTCATGGGAAAGCGCTTTGTGCTCCACGACTGTGACGAATTCACCCGGAAGTACTACGAGCAGCACCACCCCGACATCCTGCTCAAGCCCCTCCCCCTGGACAAGAAAAGCCTGCAGGAATTCAAGAAG gtaatcCCACCGTACAATGGTTTCGGCTCACTGGAGGACACTCTGCAGAACTGTCTGTCTCTGATTCCTCAACCTCCCAAGAAAGACCTGATAAAACTACTCGAGAATGACCATAAGGTTCTGCGCTATGCTGCCAAACTG GACTCCCAGAATCCTCAGGACGAGGGGCGCCGCTTCATCCTGTCTTACTTCCTGTCCAACAACATGGTCAGCATCTTTGAGACGTCAAGACGCAACTCTGGCATCATCGGAGGGAAGTTCCTGGAAAAGACACGCGTCCCCAAACCAGGCGGTACAGCGGAGACCCCAGACTACTACGGACCTGCGGACTTCGCCATCGGAGCCACCGTGGAGG TGTTCAGCCACAGGTTCGTGTTGACGGACGCCGATCAGTACGTGCTCAGTTACCTCGAGTCCGTAGCGGAACAAGATCAAATCCCGGAGGAGACGCTGTCCTCGCTGAGACGAGCTCTAGGCCGCAGCAAATCTTCAGCCGTAAACTACAGCTCCGAGAAGCTGCCTGACCCCGCCACAG ATGAAGCTTCTTCTTGA
- the tram2 gene encoding translocating chain-associated membrane protein 2, giving the protein MAFRRRNKSYPFFSQEFLIQNHADIVFSLVIFILIGLMFEATAKTAILFIQPQYNISTVTPDGEVSLYYYGWKDCATVVFYLFITIILHAVVQEYILDKINRRLHLSKSKNTKFNESGQLCVFYLVSSLWCFYILATEGYLLHPSSLWENYPHVHLRFQVKFFYLTQLAYWFHALPELYFQKVRKEEIPRQLQYICLYLSHILAAYLLNLTRVGLVLLFLQYLSEMGLHFSRLIYFVDETHHKMFELWSVGFVLTRMVTLTLMFLAVGFGLARSENQTLDLETGNFNTLSIRLLVLFLVCSTQSWLLWKFFRFQLRRTREYRLEQAKKRAAAKQQTPRTLKRDSVGHHENGVLKAENGTSPRTKKLKAP; this is encoded by the exons ATGGCTTTCAGGAGGCGAAACAAGAGCTATCCCTTTTTCAGTCAGGAGTTCCTCATTCAGAACCATGCGGATATCGTCTTCAGcttggttatttttattttaatcggGCTTATGTTTGAG GCCACAGCAAAGACAGCCATTCTCTTCATCCAGCCGCAGTACAACATCAGCACAGTGACTCCAG ATGGAGAGGTGTCTCTGTATTATTACGGATGGAAAGACTGTGCCACAGTCGTGTTTTATctcttcatcaccatcatccTCCATGCCGTGGTTCAGGAGTACATCCTGGAT AAGATAAACAGGCGTCTCCACCTGTCGAAGAGTAAAAACACCAAGTTTAACGAGTCTggccagctgtgtgtgttctacCTGGTCTCCAGCTTATGGTGCTTTTACATCCTCGCCACT GAAGGCTACCTTCTGCATCCCAGCAGCCTGTGGGAGAACTACCCTCATGTTCACctgag GTTCCAGGTGAAGTTCTTCTATCTCACTCAGCTGGCGTATTGGTTCCACGCTCTTCCTGAGCTCTACTTTCAGAAAGTGCGGAAG gaaGAGATTCCACGTCAGTTGCAGTACATTTGTTTGTACCTGTCCCACATCCTGGCGGCGTATCTGTTAAA TTTGACACGTGTGGGCTTAGTGCTGCTGTTTCTACAGTATCTCTCTGAGATGGGGCTACACTTCTCCAGACTCATCTACTTCGTCGACGAGACTCATCACAAAAT gttTGAGCTGTGGTCAGTGGGGTTTGTTTTGACCCGAATGGTGACCCTGACACTAATGTTTCTGGCTGTTGGTTTCGGTTTGGCTCGATCAGAAAATCAAACACTCGACTTGGAGACGGGCAACTTCAACACACTCTCCATccg gctgttggtgttgTTCTTAGTGTGTTCCACTCAATCGTGGCTGCTGTGGAAGTTCTTCCGGTTCCAGTTGCGACGCACGCGAGAGTACAGACTGGAACAGGCCAAGAAGAGAGCAGCCGCCAAACAACAAACTCCCCGCACACTGAAGAGAGACtcgg TCGGTCATCATGAGAACGGCGTCCTGAAGGCGGAGAACGGCACGTCACCTCGAACAAAGAAGCTTAAAGCTCCTTAA
- the xkr5a gene encoding LOW QUALITY PROTEIN: XK-related protein 5a (The sequence of the model RefSeq protein was modified relative to this genomic sequence to represent the inferred CDS: inserted 1 base in 1 codon; deleted 2 bases in 2 codons; substituted 1 base at 1 genomic stop codon) → MEERTDADPNMPRRWSACCQLLLFGATALVLVAERAALFYCIAFYLWQEQVLWAGLTFALLLPGSVVQVLSFLWYRADGEQQTCHMFTIHTLHLGIFRRXVMDCSVCVWRAQGSAQSHAQLVMQQADXSALRLLEVFLLTLPQSFTQTYILTASELSLVSPVGVCSCVCVLSVCWALVLYSRSCCLTRPGHLLMPPAALLCQLLWRTGMLTARLASLALFTRSFGGWVVGVMGSHWLIAAFWLVSQQTDICVGGWSWRVFNLVMGGVHVFLFLNVKDGPSRYRMAGFYTVMLLENATLVLAASDILSEASWENLTVPTAVLCSFLLGLTSLVLYYRFLHPKSTEISQGFRGRAEMGSACLDQAESSSFSLGDKSLAPPSLPLPLPLSSSSHPSFSLWGIPSSLLEHAGSCGVKEDGECRHHHWLLVRMALKTGDPSKINRAYGAGGLGGILEEEEEERRKGESGNEGETGAVSRSDSKDDTLAPLSDCKDEFESVSEARDDEEEEEERDGDNSDSLEMESPLESPESECKRSSPEGKSVFGDSPEPHYCPTESSSTLYFSADPQSPSSGSTSRLDRADPCFGFGSGAGVGGLGDCSPASSDLVLGVLGRGGPRYTSAPRLDSSGTLEGSAPLSTPRRPLVLPPRGLEDHSGF, encoded by the exons ATGGAGGAGCGGACGGACGCTGACCCGAACATGCCGCGCCGCTGGAGCGCGTGCTGCCAGCTGCTGCTGTTCGGAGCCACCGCGCTGGTGCTGGTGGCCGAGCGAGCTGCGC TCTTCTACTGTATTGCGTTCTACCTGTGGCAGGAGCAGGTGTTGTGGGCGGGGCTAACGTTTGCCCTGTTGTTGCCCGGCTCGGTGGTGCAGGTGCTGAGCTTCCTGTGGTACAGAGCTGATGGGGAACAGCAGACATGTCACATGTTCACAATCCACACACTCCACCTGGGCATCTTCAGAAGGTGA gttatggactgcagtgtgtgtgtgtggcgagCTCAGGGCTCAGCCCAGTCTCACGCTCAGCTGGTGATGCAGCAGGCGG GTTCAGCTCTCCGTCTGCTGGAGGTCTTCCTCCTGACTCTGCCTCAGTCCTTCACCCAGACGTACATCCTCACAGCCAGTGAACTCAGCCTCGTCTCGCCAG TTGGagtgtgtagctgtgtgtgtgtgttgtccgtgTGCTGGGCTCTGGTGTTGTACAGTCGATCATGCTGCCTCACTCGTCCGGGACACTTGCTCATGCCCCccgcagctctgctgtgtcagCTGCTCTGGAGGACGGGGATGTTGACCGCTCGC CTGGCCAGCCTCGCCCTTTTCACTCGCTCCTTCGGCGGCTGG GTCGTCGGGGTGATGG GTTCTCATTGGCTGATAGCAGCGTTCTGGCTGGTGTCTCAGCAGACCGATATCTGTGTGGGAGGGTGGTCTTGGCGAGTGTTTAACCTCGTCATGGGGGGCGTGCATGTCTTcctgtttctgaatgtgaagGACGGCCCCTCCCGTTACCGCATGGCTGGATTTTACACG GTGATGCTGCTGGAGAACGCCACCCTGGTACTGGCTGCATCCGACATCCTGAGTGAGGCATCATGGGAAAACCTTACTGTCCCTACTGCTGTACTCTGTAGCTTtctactgg gtttgaCATCTCTGGTGCTGTACTATCGTTTCCTTCACCCAAAGTCGACTGAGATCTCTCAGGGTTTCCGAGGCAGGGCTGAGATGGGCAGCGCGTGTCTGGACCAGGCCGAgtcctcctccttttctttgGGGGACAAGAGCCTggctcctccctctctccctctccctctgcctctctcctcctcctctcatccctcattctctctgtgGGGGATCCCCAGCTCTCTGCTGGAGCACGCAGGCAGCTGTGGGGTGAAGGAGGACGGAGAGTGCCGGCACCATCACTGGCTCCTGGTCCGAATGGCCCTGAAGACAGGAGACCCGTCCAAAATAAACCGGGCGTACGGCGCCGGGGGGCTCGGGGGCAtcctggaggaagaggaggaggagcggAGGAAAGGAGAGAGCGGAAACGAAGGAGAAACGGGGGCGGTGTCGAGGTCAGACAGCAAGGACGACACGCTGGCACCGCTGTCTGACTGCAAGGACGAGTtcgagagtgtgagtgaggcCAGGGacgacgaggaggaggaggaggagcgtGACGGAGACAACA gtgACAGTCTGGAGATGGAGAGTCCTCTAGAGTCTCCGGAGTCAGAGTGTAAGCGCAGTTCTCCCGAGGGCAAGTCCGTGTTCGGGGACAGTCCGGAGCCTCATTACTGTCCGACCGAGTCCAGCTCCACGCTTTACTTCAGCGCCGACCCGCAGTCCCCCAGCAGCGGCAGCACCTCCCGGCTGGACCGAGCGGACCCCTGCTTCGGCTTCGGCTCTGGGGCCGGGGTCGGAGGCCTGGGGGACTGCAGCCCTGCCTCCAGCGATCTGGTCCTGGGGGTCCTGGGCCGAGGAGGACCCCGATACACCTCCGCTCCTCGACTGGACTCCTCTGGGACTCTGGAAGGCTCCGCCCCACTGTCCACACCGCGAAGACCACTGGTGCTGCCCCCACGAGGCCTGGAGGACCACTCCGGCTTCTGA
- the LOC136684402 gene encoding protein eva-1 homolog A — translation MSLLSNALAAYTYITEHPERCALFFMCGVCAGLFLTLFALVVQISCRTDCRRRRAVSRKRPRPVESDSDSSGSESDWDSGSDLSARRHRRFERTLNTNVFTSAEELERAQRLEERERIIREIWMNGQPDIPGTRSLNRYY, via the exons ATGTCTCTGCTCAGTAACGCCCTTGCGGCCTACACCTACATCACAg AGCACCCAGAGCGCTGTGCTCTGTTCTTcatgtgtggagtgtgtgctgGGCTCTTCCTCACACTCTTCGCGCTGGTGGTGCAGATCTCCTGTCGGACGGACTGCAGGCGGCGGAGAGCGGTCAGCAGGAAGCGTCCGCGTCCAGTCGAGTCGGACAGCGACAGCAGCGGATCGGAATCGGACTGGGACTCGGGCTCGGACCTCTCTGCGCGGCGACACCGCCGCTTCGAGCGCACGCTGAACACTAACGTTTTCACCTCCGCTGAGGAGCTGGAGCGAGCCCAGAggctggaggagagagagaggatcatCCGCGAGATCTGGATGAACGGACAGCCGGACATTCCGGGCACACGCAGCCTCAACCGTTACTATTAA
- the efhc1 gene encoding EF-hand domain-containing protein 1 isoform X1, producing MSVNTTHGLPFLPGNSFRDTTKSVFHRPQTLSYKNGYALPLRPTVGVGHQPLLSEHILQNQMKQLSGEIPTLTFGTPALSPLPEFIPAHVAYDKKVLRFYGYFQQEVLHSPEERLRVRMVEIYYFLEDDSMCVMEPEVENSGIPQGKLIKRHRFPKNQQGEHYHWKDLNLAIDLCVYGTVYRITHCDPFTQEYLESQGIVLNDPEPTPGDHYTICRTEPQRSYITPSDYDHLKQFLSMDRKVLRFFALWDDSDSVYGEKRFVTVHYYLVDDSVEIREVQELNSGRDPFPVLLRRQRVPKHMREDGKSFPSCVLEVSPQDVQEYYSPKDFQVGEELRLMGKRFVLHDCDEFTRKYYEQHHPDILLKPLPLDKKSLQEFKKVIPPYNGFGSLEDTLQNCLSLIPQPPKKDLIKLLENDHKVLRYAAKLDSQNPQDEGRRFILSYFLSNNMVSIFETSRRNSGIIGGKFLEKTRVPKPGGTAETPDYYGPADFAIGATVEVFSHRFVLTDADQYVLSYLESVAEQDQIPEETLSSLRRALGRSKSSAVNYSSEKLPDPATDEASS from the exons ATGTCTGTCAACACCACTCACGGCCTTCCTTTTCTGCCTGGAAACAGCTTTCGGGACACGACG AAGTCCGTCTTCCACAGGCCTCAGACCCTCTCCTATAAGAACGGCTATGCGCTGCCCCTCAGACCCACTGTGGGCGTCGGTCATCAGCCTCTGCTCTCGGAGCACATCCTCCAGAATCAGATGAAGCAGCTCTCCGGCGAAATTCCCACTCTCACCTTCGGCACCCCCGCACTCAGCCCCCTGCCGGAGTTCATCCCTGCACACGTCGCCTACGACAAGAAG GTGTTGCGCTTCTATGGCTACTTCCAGCAGGAGGTGCTGCACTCCCCGGAAGAGCGTCTCCGAGTGCGTATGGTGGAGATCTACTATTTCCTGGAGGATGACAGCATGTGTGTGATGGAGCCGGAGGTGGAAAACTCAGGAATTCCACAGGGAAAACTCATCAAACGTCACAGATTTCCCAAAAACCAGCAGGGGGAGCACTACCACTGGAAAGACCTCAACCTCGCCatagatctgtgtgtgtatggaacAGTGTACAGAATCACACACTGTGACCCCttcacacag gagtATTTGGAGAGTCAGGGTATAGTGCTAAATGACCCTGAGCCAACCCCCGGTGACCACTACACGATTTGCCGGACTGAGCCTCAGCGATCTTATATCACTCCATCAGACTACGACCATCTTAAACAGTTCCTCTCTATGGACCGAAag gtgctaCGTTTCTTTGCTCTCTGGGATGACTCTGACTCTGTGTACGGAGAGAAGCGTTTTGTAACAGTGCACTATTACCTGGTGGACGACTCGGTGGAGATCCGTGAGGTTCAGGAGCTGAACAGCGGCAGAGACCCGTTCCCCGTCCTCTTGCGCAGACAAAGAGTGCCTAAACACATGAGAGAGGACGGCA AGTCTTTCCCCAGCTGCGTTCTGGAAGTCTCTCCACAGGACGTTCAGGAGTACTACTCTCCCAAGGACTTTCAAGTCGGGGAGGAGCTGAGGCTCATGGGAAAGCGCTTTGTGCTCCACGACTGTGACGAATTCACCCGGAAGTACTACGAGCAGCACCACCCCGACATCCTGCTCAAGCCCCTCCCCCTGGACAAGAAAAGCCTGCAGGAATTCAAGAAG gtaatcCCACCGTACAATGGTTTCGGCTCACTGGAGGACACTCTGCAGAACTGTCTGTCTCTGATTCCTCAACCTCCCAAGAAAGACCTGATAAAACTACTCGAGAATGACCATAAGGTTCTGCGCTATGCTGCCAAACTG GACTCCCAGAATCCTCAGGACGAGGGGCGCCGCTTCATCCTGTCTTACTTCCTGTCCAACAACATGGTCAGCATCTTTGAGACGTCAAGACGCAACTCTGGCATCATCGGAGGGAAGTTCCTGGAAAAGACACGCGTCCCCAAACCAGGCGGTACAGCGGAGACCCCAGACTACTACGGACCTGCGGACTTCGCCATCGGAGCCACCGTGGAGG TGTTCAGCCACAGGTTCGTGTTGACGGACGCCGATCAGTACGTGCTCAGTTACCTCGAGTCCGTAGCGGAACAAGATCAAATCCCGGAGGAGACGCTGTCCTCGCTGAGACGAGCTCTAGGCCGCAGCAAATCTTCAGCCGTAAACTACAGCTCCGAGAAGCTGCCTGACCCCGCCACAG ATGAAGCTTCTTCTTGA